In Actinomycetota bacterium, a genomic segment contains:
- a CDS encoding 4Fe-4S dicluster domain-containing protein, with the protein MKFISSEKIPGFLEALSARSTVWAPRELTGSGGTVMFERWRPGDPIDLEHYSSLSAKDVVLPRTEKLFGYTYAFGGSPFSGGLGASGTAVAASDSDQAPATSGEQIVIKPAEPAPSTVLFGVRACDAKSIQVLDALFNNPGGEGYNDPQYSARREGLTVITLACTTCDDACFCSSFENGASEKAGSDLILYPVDGGFLAEGVTGKGGELLSEPFFEESELAPPPLAETAVIEGLERLQEILPGLFDDLDFWERVSERCVSCGFCTYGCPTCHCFNIHDEMQGDREGERLRSWDACMFALYTQETSGHNPRPTLAHRYRNRINHKFSYYPENQGEILCTGCGRCIRGCPAALDIRDVLRDALKAARKE; encoded by the coding sequence ATGAAGTTCATATCCAGCGAGAAGATACCGGGATTCCTCGAAGCGCTTTCGGCACGATCGACGGTCTGGGCGCCCCGGGAGCTGACCGGCTCCGGCGGCACCGTCATGTTCGAGCGCTGGCGCCCCGGCGATCCCATAGATCTTGAACATTATTCATCACTGTCCGCCAAAGACGTGGTGCTGCCACGCACGGAGAAGCTGTTCGGTTACACATATGCGTTTGGCGGCAGCCCGTTCAGTGGTGGTCTCGGAGCTTCAGGTACCGCGGTTGCGGCCTCTGACTCAGATCAGGCTCCTGCAACCAGCGGCGAACAGATCGTCATCAAACCGGCTGAGCCTGCCCCATCGACAGTCCTTTTCGGCGTCCGTGCCTGCGACGCCAAATCCATCCAGGTTCTCGACGCACTTTTCAATAATCCAGGAGGAGAAGGCTACAACGATCCCCAGTACAGCGCGCGGCGGGAGGGGCTCACCGTCATCACCCTGGCCTGCACCACCTGTGACGACGCCTGTTTCTGCTCGTCCTTTGAGAACGGCGCTTCAGAGAAGGCCGGTTCTGACCTTATCCTCTATCCGGTCGACGGTGGTTTCCTGGCCGAAGGGGTGACCGGCAAGGGTGGGGAACTTCTGAGCGAACCTTTCTTTGAGGAATCGGAACTGGCGCCGCCGCCGCTGGCCGAGACCGCTGTGATCGAAGGTCTGGAACGGCTGCAGGAGATCCTCCCCGGGCTGTTCGATGACCTGGATTTCTGGGAGAGAGTCTCCGAGCGCTGCGTCTCCTGTGGTTTCTGCACTTATGGCTGCCCGACCTGCCACTGTTTCAACATCCATGATGAGATGCAGGGCGACCGCGAGGGCGAGCGCCTTCGCAGCTGGGACGCCTGCATGTTCGCGCTCTACACCCAGGAAACATCGGGACACAATCCCCGGCCGACTCTGGCTCATCGTTACCGTAACCGCATCAATCACAAGTTCAGCTACTATCCCGAGAACCAGGGTGAGATCCTCTGTACCGGCTGCGGCCGCTGTATCAGGGGCTGCCCCGCGGCTCTTGATATCCGCGACGTCCTCAGGGATGCGCTGAAAGCTGCCCGGAAAGAATGA